The Prosthecobacter vanneervenii genome has a segment encoding these proteins:
- a CDS encoding alpha-1,2-fucosyltransferase, whose amino-acid sequence MTLVEISGGLGNQLFQYAMARRLALRGDGIMHADLYQLGLPQNQPPRKFRLDLFHSCVQPLPWHCVWRYSKREFLDRLTRRYLPKKLARRLLSLAARRGLKSPCAYRFDACVSGRPKPMLQIGMVVSERQFHFDPEVLDLSGDLLLMGYWQTEKYFADIAPQLRAELQVKTPQTGQNLAVGCQMRAQQSVSLHIRRGDKAVAKDFNGSTAEYHQRAMAWFRERLSNPVFFVFTDDWDWVQQHLPAAPDVIHVNHNSQDQEYEDLRLMSQCRHHIIALSSFSWWGAWLNPSPDKLVVCPPHKRWFNFPNCDTVDIFPDTWVQIDDL is encoded by the coding sequence ATGACTTTGGTTGAAATATCAGGCGGGCTGGGCAACCAATTGTTTCAGTATGCCATGGCGCGCAGGCTGGCCCTGCGGGGAGACGGCATCATGCATGCGGACCTTTATCAGCTCGGCCTGCCGCAGAATCAGCCTCCACGAAAATTCCGCCTAGATCTTTTCCATTCGTGCGTCCAGCCTCTCCCATGGCACTGCGTTTGGCGTTACAGCAAAAGGGAGTTCCTGGACCGGCTGACACGCCGATATCTACCGAAAAAACTAGCGCGCAGACTATTGTCGCTGGCTGCCCGCAGGGGCTTAAAGTCCCCCTGTGCCTATCGCTTTGATGCCTGTGTCTCCGGGCGGCCTAAGCCCATGCTGCAAATCGGCATGGTTGTCTCTGAGCGGCAGTTTCACTTTGATCCGGAGGTGCTGGATCTGTCTGGAGACCTGTTGCTGATGGGTTACTGGCAGACAGAAAAGTACTTTGCAGACATCGCGCCGCAGCTCCGCGCCGAGCTTCAAGTTAAGACTCCACAGACAGGACAAAACTTGGCGGTTGGCTGTCAGATGCGTGCACAGCAGTCAGTATCGCTGCATATCCGGCGGGGTGATAAAGCGGTGGCAAAAGATTTCAACGGCTCCACTGCGGAGTATCACCAGCGCGCCATGGCATGGTTTCGTGAGCGCCTTTCCAACCCGGTCTTCTTTGTCTTCACTGATGACTGGGACTGGGTCCAGCAGCATCTGCCTGCAGCGCCTGATGTCATACATGTGAACCACAATAGCCAGGATCAGGAATATGAAGACCTCCGTCTCATGAGCCAGTGCCGACATCACATCATTGCTCTCAGTTCCTTCAGTTGGTGGGGGGCCTGGCTCAATCCCAGCCCTGACAAGCTAGTCGTCTGTCCGCCTCATAAGCGGTGGTTCAATTTTCCCAATTGTGACACCGTTGACATCTTTCCGGATACATGGGTTCAGATCGACGACCTTTGA
- a CDS encoding FkbM family methyltransferase: MKLTSHATHISSPWFVLRCLISMLLGRSNQVLQSYRKDRISHVNLEQDLRVLLPQTGPLMFDVGANKGQTLAMFQRVFDQPVIHAFEPNKSLVEKVLTPAHAGSTKVVINAAALGAENGALTFNECDNNELSSFLPMESSEQNPFKDRVVSSSTTVPVWTVDGYVTEHGLPQLDLLKIDTQGFDLQVLQGARQQLSAGRISLVMLEINFIPMYVGQPTFGQVDAFLREHGYALVDMYEKIYQNNRLAWCTGLYQKC, translated from the coding sequence ATGAAACTCACCTCCCACGCCACCCACATTTCCAGTCCTTGGTTCGTGCTGCGTTGCCTCATCAGCATGCTGCTGGGGCGCTCCAATCAGGTGCTGCAGTCTTATCGCAAAGATCGCATCTCCCATGTGAATCTGGAGCAGGATCTGCGCGTCTTGCTACCCCAGACCGGCCCGCTCATGTTCGATGTCGGGGCCAACAAGGGCCAGACCCTGGCCATGTTTCAGCGTGTTTTTGACCAGCCTGTCATTCATGCGTTTGAGCCTAACAAATCCTTGGTGGAAAAGGTGCTCACCCCGGCGCATGCGGGCAGCACGAAGGTCGTGATCAATGCTGCCGCATTGGGGGCGGAGAATGGTGCCCTCACCTTCAATGAATGTGATAATAATGAACTCAGCTCGTTCCTTCCCATGGAGTCCAGCGAGCAAAACCCGTTTAAAGACAGAGTGGTCAGTTCTAGCACTACCGTCCCTGTTTGGACGGTGGATGGTTATGTCACCGAGCACGGTCTGCCCCAGCTCGATCTGTTGAAAATTGACACCCAGGGATTTGATCTTCAGGTTCTCCAGGGCGCACGCCAGCAGCTCTCTGCAGGCCGCATCTCTCTTGTGATGCTGGAGATCAACTTTATCCCCATGTACGTCGGTCAGCCCACTTTCGGTCAGGTGGACGCCTTCTTGCGCGAACATGGGTACGCATTGGTGGACATGTATGAAAAAATATATCAGAACAATCGGCTTGCCTGGTGTACGGGCTTGTATCAAAAATGCTGA
- a CDS encoding ABC transporter permease: protein MSQTTPDLVTEAEEEWDMVIRARSGWFNLHLQDLWHYRDLLSMFVWRDFVAVYKQTILGPIWFFIQPLLTTATFTIIFSGVAKLSTDGLPPLLFYLAGTTPWNYFATCLTKTSTTFKDNASLFGKVYFPRLITPLSVVISTLIQFVIQFALLGIVLAWFIWQGRDIRPDYAGIFIGTPVLILMLGGLGLGSGIIISSLTTKYRDLGFLVAFGVQLAMYATPVVYPLSIVPDKYRFWIELNPMTGIVEAFRALYLGAGSFSWLLLSYSALVTGILLFLGIIVFNKVEKSFMDTV from the coding sequence ATGTCGCAGACCACACCAGACCTAGTCACAGAAGCAGAAGAAGAATGGGATATGGTCATTCGCGCCCGTTCCGGCTGGTTTAATCTTCACCTGCAGGACCTCTGGCATTACCGCGACCTCCTCAGCATGTTTGTGTGGAGGGACTTTGTCGCCGTCTACAAGCAGACCATCCTTGGCCCCATCTGGTTTTTTATCCAGCCCCTGCTCACCACCGCCACTTTCACCATCATCTTCAGTGGCGTTGCCAAGCTCTCCACAGATGGCCTCCCTCCGCTCCTCTTCTACCTCGCAGGCACCACGCCGTGGAACTACTTTGCCACCTGTCTGACCAAAACCTCCACAACTTTCAAAGATAATGCCAGCCTCTTTGGCAAAGTCTATTTCCCAAGGCTCATCACGCCATTGTCGGTGGTCATTTCCACCCTCATTCAGTTTGTCATCCAGTTCGCCTTGCTCGGCATCGTCCTCGCTTGGTTCATCTGGCAGGGCAGGGACATCCGGCCCGACTATGCGGGCATATTTATCGGCACCCCGGTGCTTATCTTAATGCTGGGCGGTCTAGGTCTCGGTTCTGGAATCATCATCTCCTCTCTTACTACAAAGTACCGGGATCTCGGCTTTCTAGTCGCCTTTGGTGTCCAACTTGCCATGTATGCCACTCCCGTCGTTTATCCGCTCTCCATTGTGCCGGACAAATATCGCTTTTGGATCGAGCTCAATCCCATGACCGGCATCGTCGAAGCCTTCCGCGCGCTCTATCTCGGCGCCGGTAGCTTTTCCTGGCTGCTTTTAAGCTACTCCGCCCTGGTTACCGGGATTCTGCTGTTCCTTGGCATTATTGTATTTAACAAGGTTGAAAAATCCTTCATGGACACCGTTTGA
- a CDS encoding alpha-1,2-fucosyltransferase, giving the protein MILVQIAGGLGNQMFQYALARKLATKGDGIVLADTYLLGVQMHPARKYRLDKFRVQAPRVPWHYVIRYNPGEFLTRLARRNLSAPQAKRLLYRFERLGFKSSCDYRFYKYEPGQPQPPLQVGRTVSQRQFHYDPEVENLSGDLVLMGYWQSEKYFTDIAPQLRADLQLRAPFAGEDAKVAEQMKQTLSVSLHVRRSDKAIAKDFNASDSVYCLRAVEWFRSRLDSPKFFVFSDDWEWTRQHLPEASDIQYVAHNSVGQDLEEWNWEENLSLMSQCRHHIIGPSSFSWWAAWLNPDPNKIVLSPPHQRWLNFRNCDTSDVIPASWIQIDDR; this is encoded by the coding sequence ATGATTCTGGTTCAAATAGCTGGTGGATTAGGAAACCAGATGTTTCAATATGCTTTAGCGCGCAAACTGGCGACCAAGGGGGATGGCATCGTGCTGGCCGATACGTATCTGCTGGGTGTGCAGATGCATCCTGCCAGAAAATACCGCCTGGATAAGTTTCGAGTTCAGGCTCCTCGTGTCCCTTGGCACTATGTGATCCGTTATAATCCAGGGGAGTTTCTAACCCGTCTGGCTCGCCGCAACCTTTCTGCTCCACAGGCTAAGCGTCTGCTTTACCGGTTCGAGCGTTTGGGGTTCAAGTCTTCGTGCGACTATCGCTTTTACAAGTACGAGCCGGGCCAGCCCCAGCCGCCCTTGCAGGTCGGCAGGACGGTCTCTCAGCGCCAGTTCCATTATGACCCCGAGGTGGAGAATCTCTCGGGCGACCTAGTGCTCATGGGTTACTGGCAGTCGGAAAAATATTTCACCGACATCGCTCCTCAGTTGCGGGCAGATCTGCAGTTGCGCGCACCATTTGCAGGGGAGGATGCCAAAGTCGCGGAACAGATGAAACAGACTCTTTCCGTCTCCCTACATGTTCGCCGTAGCGACAAGGCGATAGCCAAGGACTTTAATGCAAGCGATTCGGTATACTGCCTCCGTGCCGTCGAGTGGTTTCGTTCCCGGCTGGACTCTCCGAAATTCTTTGTTTTTTCCGATGACTGGGAGTGGACACGGCAGCATCTGCCTGAGGCATCTGACATTCAATACGTCGCCCATAACAGCGTGGGCCAGGATTTGGAAGAATGGAATTGGGAAGAAAATCTTAGCCTGATGAGCCAGTGTCGTCATCACATCATTGGCCCCAGTTCATTTAGTTGGTGGGCCGCCTGGCTGAATCCTGATCCGAACAAAATCGTACTGAGCCCACCGCACCAGCGCTGGCTCAACTTCCGGAACTGCGACACTTCCGATGTGATTCCTGCATCTTGGATTCAGATCGATGATCGCTGA
- a CDS encoding FkbM family methyltransferase: MLRCLISQLLGRSNQVLQSYRKDRISHVELELDLPLLLTKKNPLLIDVGANAGQTISMFKRVFDQPVIHAFEPNKTLVETRLAKDYGHNKNIVLNAAGLGAEPGVLKLNHFEKDQMCSFLPLDNGQLNPYAGEAVVSSSEVPVWTLDQYAHKHSLGEIDLLKIDTQGYDLQVLLGAEGLLAAGRVNFIMLEINFIPLYVGQPEFFELDSFLSKRGYALVDLYEKIWVENRIGWCNGLYQKI; encoded by the coding sequence GTGCTGCGCTGCCTCATCAGCCAATTGCTAGGACGCTCCAATCAGGTGTTACAGTCCTACCGCAAGGACCGGATATCTCATGTGGAACTGGAGCTGGATCTCCCCTTGCTGCTCACCAAGAAAAATCCGCTGCTCATAGATGTGGGAGCCAATGCAGGACAAACCATCTCCATGTTCAAACGTGTTTTTGACCAGCCGGTGATTCACGCCTTCGAGCCCAACAAGACCCTCGTGGAAACCCGGCTGGCAAAGGACTATGGGCACAACAAAAACATCGTCCTCAACGCCGCCGGGCTCGGCGCTGAACCAGGTGTCCTCAAGCTCAATCATTTCGAAAAGGATCAGATGTGCTCCTTCCTGCCCTTGGATAATGGCCAGCTCAATCCTTATGCAGGCGAGGCCGTGGTCAGCAGTTCGGAGGTGCCGGTCTGGACACTCGATCAGTATGCGCATAAGCATTCACTTGGAGAGATTGATCTGCTTAAAATAGACACCCAGGGCTATGATCTACAGGTGCTGCTCGGCGCGGAAGGGCTTCTCGCTGCCGGCAGGGTGAACTTCATCATGCTGGAGATTAATTTCATTCCGCTCTATGTCGGGCAGCCGGAGTTTTTTGAGTTGGATTCCTTTTTGAGCAAGCGCGGTTATGCATTGGTGGACTTGTATGAAAAAATCTGGGTCGAGAACCGCATTGGATGGTGCAACGGCTTGTACCAGAAAATCTGA
- a CDS encoding FkbM family methyltransferase — MAYSKFKLVRGLQKVLSGKLPDFLFPLVEKIRYREWHRLERGEITEIFWPVGAGAKLRLHKDSFLCRPIVRGKFELGERKLLARLLKPGDVFVDVGANIGLFAVIAGKCVGSQGVVLAVEPSLPTCKILQSQLDLNKLQNVKICQVGISKESGELELFQGTNINDTFNSFSPPIWEGEYTPTKVPVITFDSLIAQHLAGRPIRLVKIDTEGWECQVLAGGSIFARPDAPELIIEFCDKALLASASSCEALYNALRSLGYTTFVIDMENGKLQPLNQSREFEYANVFATKSPDRHRNFIVS; from the coding sequence ATGGCTTACTCCAAATTCAAGCTCGTTCGAGGGCTCCAAAAAGTCCTTTCCGGCAAGCTGCCTGACTTTCTCTTTCCACTGGTTGAAAAAATTCGCTACCGCGAGTGGCATCGCCTCGAGCGCGGCGAGATCACGGAGATCTTCTGGCCCGTTGGCGCTGGTGCCAAACTCCGTTTGCACAAAGACTCCTTTCTTTGCCGGCCCATCGTCCGTGGCAAATTCGAACTCGGCGAGCGCAAGCTGCTCGCCCGCCTGCTGAAACCCGGCGATGTGTTTGTGGATGTCGGGGCCAATATCGGCCTATTCGCTGTGATTGCCGGGAAGTGCGTTGGTTCGCAGGGGGTCGTTCTCGCGGTGGAGCCATCCTTGCCCACTTGCAAAATTCTCCAATCCCAGCTCGACCTCAATAAGCTGCAGAATGTAAAAATCTGCCAAGTCGGCATATCGAAAGAGAGCGGAGAGCTGGAATTATTTCAGGGCACTAACATCAACGATACTTTCAACAGCTTCAGCCCGCCCATTTGGGAAGGTGAATACACCCCGACCAAGGTTCCCGTCATAACCTTCGACAGCCTGATTGCGCAGCATCTGGCAGGACGCCCAATCCGGCTCGTGAAGATCGACACCGAAGGCTGGGAATGCCAGGTGCTGGCTGGCGGCTCCATCTTCGCCCGTCCGGACGCCCCGGAACTGATCATCGAATTTTGTGACAAGGCACTGCTCGCCAGTGCTTCTTCTTGTGAGGCGCTTTACAATGCCCTGCGCTCCCTCGGCTACACCACTTTCGTGATTGATATGGAAAACGGCAAGCTGCAGCCGCTCAACCAGTCCAGGGAGTTCGAGTACGCGAATGTTTTTGCGACCAAAAGCCCCGACCGGCATCGCAATTTCATCGTGTCTTGA
- a CDS encoding ABC transporter ATP-binding protein, which yields MSTPVIQVEDVSKLYRLGEVGTGTIQHDINRWWHRIRGKEDPYAKIATVNDRTRKEKKSPKDDYVWALKDVSFEVLQGEVLGIIGRNGAGKSTLLKLLSRVTSPSSGSIKVKGRIASLLEVGTGFHPELSGRENIFLNGAILGMRKQEIVSRLDEIVDFSGCSAYLDTPVKRYSSGMYVRLAFAVAAYLEPEILIVDEVLAVGDAEFQKRCLSRMDKVSKLGKTVIFVSHNMSAMQSLCTSILRISNGEAGVKSRNVEQEINKYLHDCRTAQPSFPVELQDGTRILGLELAPSIFPTGQSTTLTFEVEFSSATTITDFAPFIYNHAGVRIGIMDGRNKFGLPRSFAKGRYCLQFNTGPLPLMPGDYVVGLYLRTLSSWLNHENLGDFQLTSETGMEITNYPAEHVGILNMSFSAVIL from the coding sequence ATGAGCACTCCTGTCATACAAGTTGAAGACGTCTCCAAGCTCTACCGCCTCGGTGAAGTCGGCACAGGTACCATCCAGCATGACATCAATCGCTGGTGGCATCGCATCCGTGGCAAGGAGGATCCCTACGCCAAGATTGCCACCGTCAACGACCGCACCCGCAAGGAAAAAAAATCTCCCAAGGACGACTATGTCTGGGCGTTGAAAGACGTGAGCTTCGAGGTCCTGCAGGGCGAGGTTCTTGGCATCATTGGTCGCAATGGTGCAGGGAAGAGCACCCTGCTCAAGTTGCTTTCACGCGTCACCTCCCCCTCCTCCGGCTCCATCAAGGTCAAAGGACGCATCGCCTCCCTTCTGGAGGTCGGCACAGGCTTTCATCCAGAACTCTCCGGCCGGGAAAACATCTTTCTCAACGGCGCCATCCTTGGCATGCGCAAGCAGGAAATTGTCTCCAGGCTGGATGAAATCGTGGATTTTTCCGGCTGTTCCGCCTACCTCGACACCCCGGTAAAGCGCTACTCCAGCGGCATGTATGTGCGCCTAGCCTTCGCTGTCGCAGCCTATCTCGAGCCCGAGATACTCATTGTCGATGAAGTGCTCGCCGTTGGAGACGCCGAATTTCAGAAGCGCTGTCTATCCCGCATGGACAAGGTTTCCAAACTCGGCAAGACCGTGATTTTTGTCAGTCATAACATGAGTGCCATGCAGTCCTTGTGCACTTCCATCTTGCGAATCTCCAATGGCGAGGCCGGTGTCAAAAGCCGTAACGTCGAGCAGGAGATCAACAAGTATCTTCACGACTGCCGCACCGCTCAGCCCTCCTTCCCGGTGGAATTGCAGGACGGTACGCGCATTCTCGGCTTGGAGCTCGCCCCTTCCATCTTCCCTACCGGCCAGTCCACCACGCTAACCTTTGAGGTGGAGTTCTCCAGCGCGACCACCATCACCGACTTTGCCCCGTTCATTTACAATCATGCTGGCGTCAGGATCGGCATCATGGATGGGCGTAACAAGTTCGGCCTCCCTAGAAGCTTCGCCAAAGGCCGCTATTGTTTGCAGTTCAACACCGGACCGCTGCCGCTAATGCCGGGAGACTATGTCGTCGGACTCTATCTCCGCACCCTCTCCTCCTGGTTGAACCACGAAAATCTGGGAGACTTTCAGCTCACCTCAGAGACCGGGATGGAGATTACCAACTATCCGGCGGAACACGTTGGCATCTTAAACATGAGCTTTTCGGCTGTGATCCTCTGA
- a CDS encoding glycosyltransferase family 2 protein: protein MGLVSVVVPTFNRAGLIRRCYDSVVQQAHRPLEFLVADDCSTDDTAAAVQQLPAKENVSVVYLPQFTNRGVSAARNAAIRAARGEQIALLDSDDVWYPGHLATLQAALESSGADIAYSRGDIRAGPEAPPSGRSSFGPTPYEEQNTSECLFYYNFVLPSATLVRGGFFEKTGLFDEDPLIQHAEDWDMSLRAAAAGMKFVHVREATVCYTTPAKVPEAKMQMMMRRFNHCLRKHRGYAGAAASRRRFTRGYYFFWLGVMLGVVNAESQDLFREARRLAWTTPSLLLPSICGLLQPHLPPSSQRLGHRVLMRLLRGLRARHRTLRGFPDPWD from the coding sequence ATGGGATTGGTCAGTGTCGTAGTTCCAACCTTCAATCGTGCGGGCTTGATCCGCAGATGCTATGACTCCGTAGTGCAGCAGGCGCATCGTCCCCTCGAATTCCTCGTGGCAGACGACTGCTCCACTGACGACACCGCCGCCGCAGTGCAGCAGCTTCCTGCAAAGGAAAATGTGTCCGTTGTTTACCTGCCACAGTTCACCAACCGTGGCGTGTCAGCGGCACGAAATGCGGCCATTCGTGCAGCGCGTGGGGAGCAGATTGCCTTGCTGGACTCGGACGACGTCTGGTATCCAGGGCATTTGGCAACGCTGCAGGCCGCGCTGGAGTCCTCCGGCGCAGACATCGCCTATTCCCGTGGCGACATCCGGGCCGGCCCTGAAGCTCCGCCGTCCGGTCGCAGCAGCTTCGGTCCCACGCCTTATGAGGAGCAAAATACTTCTGAATGCCTTTTTTATTACAACTTTGTCCTCCCTTCGGCTACGCTCGTGCGCGGCGGCTTTTTTGAGAAGACCGGCCTCTTTGACGAAGACCCGCTGATTCAGCATGCGGAGGACTGGGACATGTCACTGCGTGCCGCTGCCGCCGGAATGAAGTTTGTTCACGTGCGTGAAGCGACGGTTTGCTACACCACCCCAGCCAAGGTGCCTGAGGCCAAGATGCAGATGATGATGCGCCGCTTTAATCACTGCCTGCGCAAGCACCGTGGCTATGCCGGTGCCGCTGCTTCTCGCCGCCGGTTCACTCGTGGGTATTATTTCTTCTGGCTTGGGGTCATGCTCGGTGTGGTGAATGCTGAATCTCAGGACCTGTTCCGTGAAGCTCGGAGGCTGGCATGGACGACTCCCTCGCTCCTGCTGCCGTCCATCTGCGGCCTTCTTCAGCCACATCTGCCCCCCTCCAGCCAGCGCCTGGGCCACCGCGTGCTAATGCGACTCCTTCGCGGTTTGCGCGCCAGACATCGAACCCTGCGTGGTTTTCCTGACCCATGGGACTGA